A region of Rattus rattus isolate New Zealand chromosome 7, Rrattus_CSIRO_v1, whole genome shotgun sequence DNA encodes the following proteins:
- the LOC116905870 gene encoding alpha-1-antitrypsin 1-6-like, with the protein MTAPFFSRGLLLLVGLCCLLPITKTKYEDLYEDPNIDPFQCRKVALTISNISITLFKEMAQLSVNGNILFSPIRVIAAISMLSLGAKGNESKRILEILRLNKTGLPEAEIHKCFRYLLRAIHQPEQLSPLKSGSGVFIHQDLTPVDKFVEGVKNLYHSDIVSINFTDCRRAKTQINNYMMTKSNKEIKNIVKNLENDTYMAVVNYIIWNAKINSDFGCRSVKQKDYHLEQGMTIKVPMIHMVDLNHLFRVEDLSSTVLVFTLLTSNFTTYFIIPDIGQMQKVEQRLTYPHFRRMRRQSNLRMVNLETPELSLSETHDVESMMNLLGITYVFNNDANSSAVMNDTLQKPFKMVSKVKLTIDDKGSKPGRSTCFKNDGSIDVGYVQFNRPFLIFIKDPTNDVPLFLGRVVNPKH; encoded by the exons ATGACGGCACCCTTTTTCTCCCGTGGACTCCTCTTGCTCGTTGGCCTGTGCTGTCTGCTTCCCATAACCAAGACTAAATATGAAGACCTCTATGAAGACCCAAACATTGATCCCTTCCAGTGCCGGAAGGTGGCTCTCACCATCTCCAATATCTCCATCACCTTGttcaaagagatggctcaactgtcaGTAAATGGAAATATCTTATTCTCCCCTATTAGAGTCATTGCTGCCATTTCAATGCTGTCCCTGGGAGCCAAAGGTAACGAAAGCAAACGCATCCTGGAAATCCTAAGGCTCAACAAAACAGGCTTGCCTGAAGCTGAGATCCACAAGTGTTTCCGGTATCTGCTCCGTGCCATCCACCAGCCTGAACAGCTATCACCACTGAAAAGTGGTAGCGGTGTGTTCATCCACCAGGACCTGACACCAGTAGACAAATTTGTGGAAGGAGTCAAGAACCTATACCACTCTGACATCGTGTCCATCAACTTTACAGACTGCAGGAGGGCCAAGACACAGATCAACAATTACATGATGACAAAAAGCAACAAGGAAATCAAGAACATTGTCAAGAATCTGGAGAATGACACATACATGGCTGTGGTGAACTACATTATCTGGAATG CCAAAATTAACAGCGACTTTGGCTGCCGATCTGTCAAACAGAAGGACTATCATTTAGAACAAGGGATGACAATCAAGGTACCGATGATCCATATGGTGGACTTGAATCACTTGTTCCGAGTGGAGGATCTGTCTAGCACGGTGCTGGTGTTTACTCTGCTCACAAGCAACTTCACAACCTACTTCATCATACCTGATATAGGGCAGATGCAAaaggtggaacagagactgaccTACCCACACTTCCGCCGAATGAGACGACAATCTAATCTAAG GATGGTTAATTTAGAGACACCAGAACTGTCATTGTCTGAGACCCATGATGTGGAATCAATGATGAACCTACTAGGAATCACCTATGTTTTCAACAATGATGCCAACAGCTCAGCGGTCATGAATGACACACTTCAAAAGCCCTTCAAG ATGGTAAGTAAGGTCAAGCTGACCATCGATGACAAGGGGTCAAAACCTGGTAGAAGTACATGCTTCAAAAATGACGGGTCGATCGATGTGGGTTATGTTCAGTTCAACAGACCTTTCCTAATCTTCATCAAGGATCCAACAAATGATGTCCCCCTCTTTTTAGGCAGAGTGGTAAATCCCAAACACTAA
- the LOC116904880 gene encoding alpha-1-antiproteinase-like — translation MALSILSLWLLLAGLVPCSCDPETPPTPETSNMSQIPVTQGAPLFFNNQKFALSLYKQLPQPKRGKNLIFSPLGIIVPLVLLAFQDKPKARHQVLQDLGFTVTGALDTKAASEYGKLLSNLLHTKNCGIYTGSLLFIDKTLKPAKTFVKLANSSYNSNVVLISFGNYGSAQKQIDLAIRAKTHSKITKLPRILKPPTNLFLANYNFFKGKWKYPFNRKHTRMRYFWLEDGTKTLVPMMQRVGWFQLQYFSQMHSYVLQLPFTCSISGIFILPDDGKFEESEKALLEQSFETWIQSFPTSKRWLFFPKFSLPIALHLEKLKHVNSNIKLFDDHMDLSRITLQKAPLTVSTALHRVELTMNEDGEEKDESQPEPDLATLHFNRSFLLLILDEPSNSILFMGKVVNPTRINMDALQFP, via the exons ATGGCACTCTCCATCCTGTCCCTCTGGCTGCTCCTGGCTGGGCTTGTCCCCTGTTCCTGCGACCCAGAGACACCACCAACACCAGAGACTTCAAACATGTCACAAATACCAGTGACCCAAGGAGCACCCCTATTCTTCAACAATCAAAAATTTGCCTTGAGCCTGTACAAGCAGCTACCACAGCCCAAACGAGGCAAGAACTTAATCTTTTCTCCACTCGGCATCATTGTGCCTCTTGTGCTGCTGGCCTTCCAGGATAAGCCAAAAGCCCGACACCAGGTTCTGCAGGATCTAGGGTTCACAGTCACAGGAGCCTTGGATACTAAAGCAGCCAGTGAGTATGGGAAGCTGCTGAGTAACCTGCTACATACTAAGAACTGCGGGATCTACACCGGAAGTTTGCTCTTTATAGACAAGACTCTAAAGCCAGCAAAGACTTTTGTCAAACTAGCCAACAGCTCCTACAACAGCAATGTCGTCCTCATCTCTTTTGGGAACTACGGGTCGGCCCAAAAGCAGATAGACTTGGCCATTCGTGCCAAGACCCACAGCAAAATTACAAAGCTGCCGAGAATTCTGAAGCCACCAACTAACTTGTTTCTGGCCaattataatttctttaaag GGAAGTGGAAATACCCCTTTAACCGGAAGCACACAAGGATGAGGTACTTCTGGTTAGAAGATGGAACCAAAACCCTGGTACCAATGATGCAGAGAGTAGGCTGGTTCCAGCTGCAGTATTTCTCCCAGATGCACAGCTATGTCCTCCAGCTGCCGTTCACCTGCAGTATCTCAGGCATCTTCATTCTCCCCGATGATGGAAAATTTGAGGAAAGTGAGAAGGCACTGTTGGAGCAGAGTTTTGAAACATGGATTCAGTCCTTTCCCACGAG TAAGAGGTGGCTGTTTTTCCCCAAATTCTCCCTACCTATTGCTCTTCACCTGGAAAAGCTCAAGCACGTTAACAGTAACATTAAACTGTTCGACGATCACATGGACCTCTCAAGAATCACTCTGCAAAAGGCACCGTTGACAGTCAGCACG GCACTACACAGAGTGGAGCTGACCATGAATGAGGACGGAGAGGAAAAGGATGAGTCCCAGCCCGAACCAGACCTTGCCACTCTCCACTTCAATAGATCCTTCCTCCTACTAATCCTGGATGAACCCAGCAACAGCATTCTCTTCATGGGCAAAGTGGTGAATCCCACTAGAATCAACATGGACGCTCTACAATTTCCCTAA